Proteins co-encoded in one Aspergillus flavus chromosome 2, complete sequence genomic window:
- a CDS encoding ASST-domain-containing protein, whose protein sequence is MTRGFLAVFGTLLLSMGALADDTWPYMTLQTADFTPPQLEVKKTGTTDPGYIFIGPRGNQPNGTAALIYDEDGNLVYQGPTEVSANFKVQNLYNKDVITFWAGNMMELGFGYGTVHILDDTYEEIYTVTLPGNFISPDGVVRDSYIDLHESHVTSRNTLLVTAYNITQYDLTSIGGKMDDYMLDGMFFEIDIATNNIVYQWSALEHIQAIPLEQSKQGLGDDYGTQEKPWDAYHINSVELVDGGWIISLRHYWSGYFIAENGTVMWRLSGEKSVGDFEIDDGAIFSWQHDMRVYNQTNEGMVLDLFNNANTPTETVAPTTGLSLSLDLVNRKVTTLRTMNDGDDVIHSVSQGSYQLMSEETNHVFMGYGSISKVKEFDADNNAVLTAQFGDDNAVASYRGYKCQWKATPFWKPAVVIERHSTSATVHMSWNGATEYDNWAIYTASSPEATDHTFITSAKRTGFETAVDVNNLRSPYFQVVARKGNVPLSSIIVPVA, encoded by the exons ATGACCCGTGGATTCCTCGCCGTCTTCGGCACCCTGCTGCTGTCCATGGGGGCGCTTGCCGATGATACTTGGCCGTATATGACTCTACAGACGGCTGACTTCACGCCTCCTCAGCTCGAGGTGAAAAAGACCGGGACCACTGACCCTGGCTACATCTTCATTGGGCCTCGGGGTAACCAGCCGAATGGCACTGCGGCCCTCATCTACGATGAGGACGGCAACCTTGTGTATCAAGGCCCTACCGAGGTGTCGGCCAACTTCAAAGTGCAGAATTTGTATAACAAAGATGTCATTACCTTCTGGGCTGGTAACATGATGGAGCTTGGCTTTGGTTACGGCACTGTTCACATCCTTGATGACACTTATGAGGAGATCTACACTGTCACCCTTCCAGGGAACTTCATCTCGCCCGATGGCGTTGTTAGAGACTCTTATATTGATCTCCACGAGAGCCACGTAACTAGTCGCAACACTCTGTTGGTGACCGCTTACAACATCACTCAGTATGATCTGACCTCCATTGGCGGTAAGATGGATGACTATATGCTGGATGGCATGTTTTTCGAGATCGATATCGCAACCAATAACATCGTGTATCAATGGAGTGCCCTTGAACATATACAAGCCATCCCCCTGGAACAGTCCAAGCAAGGTCTGGGTGATGACTATGGCACCCAAGAAAAGCCATGGGATGCGTATCACATCAATTCGGTTGAGCTCGTAGATGGAGGCTGGATTATCTCTCTGCGTCACTACTGGTCCGGCTACTTCATCGCTGAGAACGGCACGGTCATGTGGCGACTAAGT GGTGAGAAGAGTGTTGGTGACTTTGAGATCGACGATGGTGCCATCTTCTCATGGCAGCACGACATGCGCGTCTACAACCAGACGAATGAGGGCATGGTCCTGGATTTGTTTAACAATGCCAACACACCCACGGAAACGGTGGCTCCCACCACCGGTCTGAGCCTGTCGTTAGACCTGGTCAACCGGAAGGTTACCACGCTGCGGACCATGAacgatggtgatgatgtcaTCCACAGTGTCAGCCAGGGAAGCTACCAGCTGATGAGCGAGGAAACGAACCACGTCTTCATGGGTTACGGCTCGATCTCGAAGGTGAAAGAATTTGACGCCGACAACAATGCCGTCCTCACCGCCCAGTTTGGGGATGACAATGCCGTTGCGTCCTACCGTGGCTACAAGTGCCAGTGGAAGGCTACCCCTTTCTGGAAACCTGCAGTTGTGATTGAGCGGCATTCAACTTCTGCCACGGTCCATATGAGCTGGAATGGAGCCACTGAGTATGACAACTGGGCCATCTACACGGCCAGCTCGCCTGAGGCTACCGACCATACCTTTATTACATCTGCCAAGCGGACTGGCTTCGAGACCGCTGTAGATGTTAACAACTTGAGGAGCCCTTATTTCCAGGTAGTGGCTCGGAAGGGCAACGTTCCACTCAGTAGCATCATTGTTCCCGTTGCTTAA
- a CDS encoding flavin oxidoreductase/12-oxophytodienoate reductase yields MPFEKPIVVVTGATGGQGGSVIDALLESGRYQIRAVLRNLTPAKTQPLRDRGVEIVHGDLNDEASLVEAFRGAHAIFAVTDFFEPFMKYGPQEAEKRELAQAKNLAKAAAETSGLSHYIWSTLPSSATLSQGKYHTPHFESKASVDEYILKQFPDLAAKTTFLWVAYYASNLTFPLFTPSLLKTSGKYAWVQPVGPSTPITTIGDHRKNVGIFVEAVLRQPALTRGRYVHAEVETLTNGELLERWGKVTGKPTSYVPSTLEAYNQLFPAWGLEMGVMLQFWEAVGEASWRKPGVTLLRKDDLGIDTAQLTGLDTAFAQIDWNQHNPEIDWFPVSTVRWAFTHKRSKPHFSLVTLLSLVAYCPFAIASTSKMTPLQQPFTSPSLTLNHRVVLAPMTRMRSSDITAIPNASSATYYAERTTQGSLLISEGTVIHPRGKGFPNTPGLWTHEQALAWKPITDAVHERGGIFFVQLWHVGRVSVPSQIGGLAPLSSTSAHLPGMHMLFGDKNGTEPYVESHAMTGKDIKEVVDAFAHAARLAVGIAGFDGVEIHGANGYLLDSFVHDNINTRNDEYGGPAIEARLKFPLEVVDAVTQAIGNHRTAIRLAPYHVLQETHDSDRLATFSAFSRSLEERKLAYVHVVEPRYDQLSNEGAFSGSINRENSAESISSTLSVSIWPFRRLLKNTPLIGAGGYDAESANEAIAEGRIDLAAFGRYFTSNPDLPERLFRGLPLSRYHRPTFYTSGLEGYLGWPRWGNSLNGEEEVAKPYLKP; encoded by the exons ATGCCTTTTGAGAAGcctattgttgttgttactGGTGCTACGGGCGGCCAGGGCGGCTCAGTGATTGATGCATTGCTCGAGTCCGGACGTTATCAAATTCGTGCCGTCCTTCGCAATCTCACCCCAGCGAAAACTCAGCCTCTACGTGACCGAGGTGTTGAGATTGTCCATGGTGATCTTAATGATGAAGCCAGCTTGGTGGAGGCCTTCAGA GGAGCACATGCTATCTTTGCCGTGACCGATTTCTTCGAGCCATTCATGAAATACGGTCCACAGGAGGCCGAGAAGCGTGAGTTAGCCCAGGCAAAGAACCTGGCCAAGGCCGCTGCTGAGACTAGCGGGTTATCTCACTACATCTGGTCAACCCTTCCATCGTCTGCCACACTGTCCCAGGGAAAATACCACACGCCGCACTTTGAATCAAAGGCCAGTGTTGATGAGTATATCCTGAAGCAATTCCCTGATCTTGCAGCCAAGACTACTTTTCTCTGGGTTGCTTACTACGCGTCCAACTTGACGTTCCCGCTTTTCACTCCCAGTCTGCTCAAAACCAGTGGCAAATACGCCTGGGTGCAACCGGTTGGACCATCTACTCCAATTACCACTATTGGAGACCATCGAAAGAATGTGGGAATTTTTGTCGAGGCGGTTCTTAGACAGCCAGCGCTTACTCGCGGAAGGTATGTTCATGCAGAGGTGGAAACACTCACCAACGGAGAGCTACTCGAGCGCTGGGGAAAGGTCACCGGCAAGCCAACCTCTTATGTCCCAAGTACACTAGAGGCGTATAATCAGCTGTTTCCAGCCTGGGGGTTGGAGATGGGCGTGATGTTGCAATTTTGGGAAGCCGTTGGAGAGGCCTCGTGGAGGAAACCGGGCGTCACGCTTCTGCGCAAGGACGATTTGGGCATTGATACTGCACAACTCACTGGGCTGGACACTGCTTTTGCGCAAATTGATTGGAACCAG CATAATCCTGAGATTGATTGGTTCCCCGTCTCCACGGTGCGCTGGGCATTCACTCACAAGCGGAGTAAGCCG CATTTCTCACTAGTTACTTTACTTTCTCTGGTTGCCTAT TGCCCCTTTGCCATTGCCTCAACTTCCAAAATGACCCCACTTCAACAACCGTTCACCTCCCCTTCTTTAACTCTCAATCACCGCGTTGTCCTAGCTCCTATGACCCGGATGCGCTCCTCAGACATCACAGCCATCCCAAATGCCTCCTCCGCAACATACTACGCTGAACGCACGACCCAAGGCTCACTCCTTATCTCGGAAGGAACGGTCATCCACCCACGTGGGAAAGGATTTCCGAATACTCCTGGTCTGTGGACTCATGAACAAGCCTTGGCCTGGAAGCCTATCACGGACGCTGTCCATGAACGCGGGGGTATATTTTTTGTGCAGCTCTGGCACGTCGGACGAGTTTCAGTACCCAGTCAGATTGGTGGGTTAGCGCCATTGAGTTCCACATCAGCACATTTGCCGGGAATGCATATGTTATTCGGGGATAAAAATGGTACAGAGCCCTACGTGGAGAGTCACGCAATGACAGGGAAAGATATCAAAGAGGTCGTGGACGCATTCGCGCATGCGGCGCGATTAGCCGTTGGAATTGCTGGTTTTGACGGCGTCGAGATCCACGGGGCGAATGGTTATTTGCTTGACAGCTTTGTGCATGATAATATCAACACCAGGAACGATGAGTACGGGGGTCCGGCAATTGAAGCAAGACTCAAGTTCCCACTGGAGGTTGTGGATGCGGTTACTCAAGCCATTGGGAATCACCGGACCGCTATTCGCCTCGCGCCGTATCATGTCCTTCAGGAGACGCATGATAGTGATCGATTGGCTACATTTTCCGCGTTCTCGAGGTCACTGGAGGAGAGGAAACTTGCATATGTGCATGTGGTGGAGCCGCGATATGACCAATTAAGTAACGAAGGGGCCTTTTCTGGAAGCATCAACAGGGAAAACAGTGCGGAGTCAATCTCGTCTACATTGTCGGTTTCTATTTGGCCATTTCGACGTCTCCTGAAAAATACTCCGCTCATCGGCGCAGGTGGATACGATGCAGAGTCGGCTAATGAGGCTATCGCGGAAGGCCGTATTGATTTGGCTGCGTTTGGTCGGTATTTTACTTCAAACCCAGACCTGCCTGAACGGCTTTTTAGAGGACTTCCCTTGAGCAGGTATCATCGACCAACTTTTTACACGTCTGGCTTGGAAGGTTATCTGGGGTGGCCGCGCTGGGGCAATTCTTTaaatggcgaagaagaggtggcCAAGCCATATTTAAAGCCCTGA